Proteins encoded in a region of the Zunongwangia endophytica genome:
- a CDS encoding SH3 domain-containing protein, whose translation MKQIFTILFFFAFLFSFAQTNSNHVYVSGYYKSNGTYVQPHYRTAPNSTNRDNFSTRGNTNPYTGQPGYITPDSNTSSTYTPSTYSNSTTTYPKTTYSTTSTSSSNNSYNTANIYTTTSSYGQLWSKPSQFDAIRPIKKGSRVKVIEYEDGFYKVISNGTIGYINSITINENSTMKSLKKGEIEYSNTTETKATVNEIFDIEVSKIYALPSKYVSAREANLRLGPTTITNVLTTIKRNDKIRIIDSSTYSSWTKIIVEADDGFYIGFLSNSLISDDKIENKEQTDGPTSVVKSFLKHLGEEEFYSAFSLTNSPSWNKNGGYSWFSSTDAYGGIDYVSIYEVRLENAYEDQAVVFADYYASDPLHTSRRWKQILILEYQYGKWKIVKTKLAE comes from the coding sequence ATGAAACAGATATTTACAATTTTATTTTTCTTTGCTTTTTTGTTTTCATTTGCGCAAACAAACTCCAATCACGTGTATGTAAGCGGCTACTACAAAAGCAATGGTACTTATGTTCAACCGCATTATCGGACTGCACCAAATAGCACGAATAGAGATAACTTTTCTACTCGCGGAAATACTAACCCATATACAGGACAACCTGGTTATATTACGCCCGACAGTAATACATCTTCAACATACACCCCAAGCACATATTCTAATTCAACTACAACCTACCCTAAAACTACTTACAGCACAACATCTACGAGTTCATCAAATAACTCATATAACACTGCAAATATTTATACGACTACAAGCTCTTACGGACAACTATGGAGTAAACCATCCCAGTTTGATGCTATTCGCCCAATTAAAAAAGGTAGTCGAGTAAAAGTTATAGAATATGAAGATGGATTTTATAAGGTTATATCAAATGGAACAATAGGCTATATAAATAGTATAACCATTAATGAAAACTCAACAATGAAAAGCCTTAAAAAAGGCGAAATAGAATATTCAAATACAACAGAAACCAAAGCTACTGTAAATGAAATATTTGACATAGAAGTATCGAAAATATATGCACTACCAAGTAAGTACGTTTCTGCAAGAGAAGCTAATTTGCGATTAGGACCGACCACAATTACTAATGTTTTGACTACAATTAAGCGGAATGATAAAATAAGGATTATTGACAGCTCAACTTATAGTTCTTGGACGAAAATAATTGTAGAAGCTGATGACGGATTTTATATCGGATTTCTGAGTAACAGTTTAATCTCTGATGACAAAATAGAAAATAAAGAACAGACTGACGGCCCAACTTCAGTTGTAAAAAGTTTCCTTAAGCATTTAGGCGAAGAAGAATTTTATAGTGCATTCTCATTGACAAATAGCCCAAGTTGGAATAAAAACGGTGGATATAGCTGGTTTTCTTCAACAGATGCATATGGCGGAATTGATTATGTTTCAATTTATGAAGTTAGACTTGAAAATGCTTACGAAGACCAAGCTGTGGTATTTGCCGATTATTATGCCAGCGACCCTTTACATACTTCCAGAAGATGGAAGCAAATTTTGATTTTGGAATACCAATATGGAAAATGGAAAATAGTCAAAACCAAGTTAGCGGAATAG
- a CDS encoding serine hydrolase yields the protein MFNGAILVTKNDSIIYKESFGYAHEKTKEKITTESVFYIASVSKQFTAMGIMMLQEQGKLSYDDKIKDIFLDYPTYLKTVTIRQLLNHTSGLTDTEYYKLTEPSNKDVLETLMKQDSLGLENGKHFRYSNSGYVMLALIIQKISDKPIDQFFNQEIFEPLEMKNTTATNARIENISNKVAGYNLIGSKVDYESSVIGPGGIYSTLNDLEKWNKALNTNKLISQKTLKEAFKNGKLNENSISINMNDQEYGYGFGWMPYEKNGKKYVQHDGTVENYRSLIKKNLTDGYDYIFLTNQGGRLAMNELTTSIDNILENSKYIKPEIPIANKIVQEFEKNDTNKAITIIKNAISGNPSEYNIDENNINRLSYTYLRDGQMIKSIEVFKLNTELHPNSANAFDSLAEGYFANKQFGLSKENYRKSLELNPENENAKVMIERIGKITNGNNVYKK from the coding sequence ATGTTTAATGGAGCTATTTTGGTTACAAAAAATGATTCCATTATTTACAAGGAATCATTTGGTTACGCCCACGAAAAAACGAAAGAAAAGATAACAACTGAATCTGTTTTTTACATCGCATCAGTTTCCAAACAATTTACTGCAATGGGAATTATGATGTTACAAGAACAAGGCAAATTATCATATGACGATAAAATCAAAGACATTTTCCTAGATTATCCAACCTATTTAAAAACTGTAACCATAAGACAACTTTTAAACCACACATCAGGACTTACGGACACGGAATATTATAAGTTGACCGAACCAAGCAACAAAGATGTTCTTGAAACCCTTATGAAACAGGATTCCCTTGGACTGGAAAACGGAAAACATTTTCGTTACAGTAATTCTGGTTATGTAATGCTCGCTTTAATAATACAAAAAATTTCGGATAAACCAATTGACCAATTCTTCAATCAAGAGATTTTCGAGCCTTTGGAAATGAAAAACACCACAGCGACAAATGCCAGAATAGAAAATATTTCTAACAAAGTAGCCGGATACAATCTAATTGGGTCAAAGGTTGATTATGAATCTTCTGTAATCGGACCAGGAGGAATTTATTCAACTCTAAACGATTTAGAAAAGTGGAACAAAGCATTGAATACAAATAAGTTAATCTCACAAAAAACGCTTAAAGAGGCATTTAAAAATGGGAAACTAAATGAAAATTCAATATCCATAAATATGAACGATCAAGAATATGGTTACGGTTTTGGTTGGATGCCATACGAGAAAAATGGAAAAAAGTATGTTCAACACGATGGAACTGTGGAAAATTACAGGTCTTTAATAAAGAAAAACCTAACCGATGGTTATGACTATATATTTTTGACAAATCAAGGTGGTAGATTAGCAATGAACGAATTGACAACATCAATTGATAACATCCTTGAAAACTCGAAATACATAAAACCTGAAATACCGATAGCGAACAAAATTGTGCAGGAATTTGAAAAAAACGATACAAATAAAGCAATCACTATTATAAAAAATGCAATTAGTGGAAATCCGAGTGAATACAACATTGACGAAAATAATATAAACAGACTTTCTTATACCTATTTAAGAGATGGTCAAATGATTAAATCTATTGAAGTTTTCAAACTAAATACGGAGTTGCATCCGAATTCAGCCAATGCATTTGATAGTTTGGCAGAAGGCTATTTTGCGAATAAACAGTTTGGACTTTCAAAAGAAAATTATCGAAAATCATTAGAATTAAACCCTGAAAACGAGAATGCAAAGGTTATGATTGAGCGAATCGGAAAAATAACTAATGGCAACAACGTATATAAAAAATAG
- a CDS encoding KAP family P-loop NTPase fold protein — MHTDSPLIDPKNDKLGRLLFATEIASGLVYSFEKNNESVVLGINGTWGSGKSTLINFIIDEVERISQKSGQDIITLRFNPWMFSGQKELQNVFLKELFLKLDANKEKLKDASKKIAQFLGHLNWLKYVHSGAGEAVKDVKDFLDGINQEKDLAQLKADVDELLIESKVKLYITIDDIDRLTPSEITDIFQLVKLNGNFANTIFILAYDQKVVTSALRHQFGENGKKYIEKIVQVDYTLPSVSKENISRIFIDSLNNLFDNEVIEICISELTPKIKNQSFIKFFSSLRDIYRFNNSIKLRLPSIFQELNILDFLKIEALRIFNPEAYEFIINSKDALVYQKKRKLTQLG, encoded by the coding sequence ATGCATACTGATTCACCACTTATTGACCCAAAAAATGATAAACTTGGCAGATTATTATTCGCAACTGAAATTGCCTCAGGTTTAGTTTATTCATTTGAAAAAAATAATGAAAGTGTTGTCTTAGGTATAAATGGAACTTGGGGTTCAGGAAAGTCAACTTTGATTAACTTCATCATAGATGAAGTTGAGCGTATATCGCAAAAAAGCGGACAAGATATTATTACTTTAAGATTTAATCCTTGGATGTTTTCAGGACAAAAAGAACTTCAAAATGTTTTTTTAAAAGAACTTTTTTTAAAGCTTGACGCAAACAAAGAAAAATTAAAAGATGCTTCCAAAAAAATAGCACAATTTTTGGGACATTTAAATTGGTTAAAATATGTCCATTCTGGTGCAGGCGAAGCTGTTAAAGATGTTAAAGATTTTTTGGATGGTATTAATCAAGAAAAAGATTTAGCACAGCTAAAAGCTGATGTTGATGAATTACTTATCGAATCCAAGGTAAAGTTATACATAACTATTGATGATATTGATAGATTAACACCTTCAGAAATTACCGACATATTTCAACTCGTTAAGCTAAATGGTAATTTCGCAAATACGATATTTATTCTCGCATATGATCAAAAGGTTGTTACTTCTGCTTTAAGACATCAATTTGGCGAAAATGGAAAAAAATATATTGAAAAAATAGTTCAAGTTGATTATACTCTTCCTTCTGTATCTAAAGAAAATATTTCAAGAATTTTCATCGATAGTTTAAACAACCTTTTTGATAATGAAGTGATTGAAATATGTATATCTGAATTAACGCCAAAAATTAAAAACCAATCTTTTATTAAATTCTTTAGTTCATTAAGAGATATTTATAGGTTTAATAATAGCATAAAATTAAGATTACCATCAATTTTTCAAGAATTAAATATTCTTGACTTTTTGAAAATAGAAGCATTAAGAATTTTTAATCCAGAAGCTTACGAATTTATTATTAATTCAAAAGATGCATTAGTCTACCAAAAAAAGAGAAAACTTACTCAGTTGGGATAA
- a CDS encoding sulfurtransferase — protein MKNPILSVDELNEILANENIIILDCSTESNKAGLQSDFEKIKIKGARYFDLKNDFRDSESIFPNTLPNPEQFQINSRKLGINDSSKIILYDNLGVYHSPRVWWMFKIMGHKDVSVLNGGLPEWIKRKFPTQQEYDLEFNEGNFKSDFQYYMISDLNFIKQNLENDEILVIDARNSKRFNSLEPEPRKNLRSGNIPNSINIPFEKVLNNGKFKEPENLKLVFKNINATSTKLIFSCGSGVTACIVYLASELVLENKKSLYDGSWTEWGTLEKI, from the coding sequence ATGAAAAATCCGATTTTAAGCGTTGATGAGTTAAATGAAATTTTAGCAAATGAAAATATTATAATATTAGATTGTAGCACGGAATCTAATAAAGCAGGACTTCAATCAGATTTTGAAAAAATTAAGATCAAAGGAGCGAGATATTTTGACCTTAAAAATGATTTTAGAGACTCTGAATCCATTTTTCCCAACACGCTACCTAATCCTGAGCAATTTCAAATTAACAGCAGGAAATTAGGTATTAATGACTCAAGCAAAATAATATTGTATGATAATTTAGGTGTTTACCATAGTCCAAGAGTTTGGTGGATGTTTAAAATTATGGGTCATAAAGATGTTTCGGTTCTTAATGGAGGATTACCAGAATGGATTAAAAGAAAATTTCCAACTCAACAAGAATATGATTTGGAATTTAATGAAGGAAATTTTAAATCCGACTTCCAGTATTATATGATTTCAGATCTAAATTTTATAAAACAGAATTTAGAAAATGATGAAATATTAGTAATTGACGCAAGAAATTCTAAACGATTTAATAGTTTAGAACCAGAGCCGAGAAAAAACCTTAGAAGTGGAAACATACCAAATTCAATAAATATTCCTTTTGAAAAAGTTCTAAATAATGGGAAATTTAAAGAACCAGAGAATTTGAAATTAGTATTTAAAAACATTAATGCAACTTCTACGAAATTGATCTTTAGTTGTGGATCAGGAGTAACAGCTTGCATCGTTTATTTAGCGAGTGAATTAGTACTAGAAAACAAAAAGTCTTTATACGATGGTTCCTGGACTGAATGGGGAACTTTGGAGAAAATCTAA
- a CDS encoding erythromycin esterase family protein, which translates to MARISMKNRITILIFLISFSKISFAQIEKHIYQMNSIDKLLTEDVKNIVSENIDGKRIVFLGESAHHIGSDFLAKTEFVKYLVNERGYKNIVFESDFFGLYFDHKKYNIFPHWTRSVQCQDLFKFVEENEITIWGLDNQTHSYFTYHNFAKKLSEYLKQNNISVSDRFIPLTDKFIKTAGDELGKDEVGYLLGSLDLLLSNEKINPLWHQFLESFKSTVEIYTIHSSKKEGIPIRDEQMAKNLDFLVNQNPEKKFIVWVANAHMAKVEKDFMEGQTMGSDFVKMNPNISYHLAFTYIHMPWIKERKVEKAQKNQDNLLRYLPDTNQNYFIDSNGLIEENIEFSNKEYDAFFGLNSDITNYFKQFDALIYIGKGIRSKLIEYE; encoded by the coding sequence TTGGCAAGAATATCTATGAAAAACAGAATTACAATTTTAATTTTTTTAATCAGTTTTAGTAAAATTTCCTTTGCACAAATTGAGAAGCATATTTATCAAATGAATTCCATTGATAAATTATTAACTGAAGATGTAAAAAATATAGTCTCAGAAAATATTGATGGAAAAAGAATAGTATTCTTAGGAGAGTCAGCGCACCACATTGGATCGGATTTTTTAGCAAAAACTGAGTTTGTAAAATATCTCGTTAATGAAAGAGGCTATAAAAACATTGTTTTTGAGAGTGACTTTTTTGGATTGTATTTTGACCATAAGAAATATAATATTTTCCCACATTGGACAAGGTCTGTACAATGCCAGGATTTATTCAAATTTGTGGAAGAAAATGAGATAACCATTTGGGGACTAGACAATCAAACTCACTCATACTTTACTTATCATAATTTTGCAAAGAAATTAAGTGAGTATTTAAAGCAAAATAATATTTCGGTGAGTGATAGATTTATTCCATTAACGGATAAATTCATCAAAACGGCAGGAGACGAATTAGGGAAAGATGAAGTCGGCTATCTTCTAGGCAGCTTAGATTTATTATTATCAAATGAGAAAATTAATCCACTTTGGCACCAGTTTTTAGAAAGTTTTAAAAGCACTGTTGAGATTTATACAATTCATAGTAGTAAGAAAGAAGGTATTCCAATTAGAGATGAACAAATGGCAAAAAATTTAGATTTTCTAGTTAATCAAAATCCAGAAAAAAAATTTATAGTTTGGGTTGCAAATGCTCATATGGCAAAAGTTGAAAAAGACTTTATGGAAGGTCAAACTATGGGAAGCGATTTTGTGAAAATGAATCCGAATATTTCTTATCACCTTGCTTTCACCTATATACATATGCCGTGGATTAAAGAAAGAAAAGTAGAAAAAGCCCAAAAGAACCAAGATAATCTTCTCCGTTACCTACCAGATACCAATCAAAATTATTTCATTGATTCGAACGGATTGATAGAAGAAAATATAGAATTTTCAAATAAAGAATATGATGCCTTTTTCGGATTAAATAGCGATATAACAAATTACTTTAAACAATTTGATGCTTTAATATATATTGGAAAAGGTATTCGGTCTAAATTAATTGAGTATGAGTAA
- a CDS encoding peroxiredoxin family protein, with protein MIIAIVLGSCKEKEKRDLNERINTKRHSDSLMKTNLASKINFTDTIKKAFKGTIAPDFKLETVSGSEFQLSSIEDKIIILDFWGSWCVPCLRDFPKMKEYYNRYKSKIEIIGITNLDSKKNWKLSVKKHKLEWINVINEGTSDPDLTYIYGVESFPTKFILDKDRKIIGIYGTTDDFYTKIDELIRNSE; from the coding sequence ATGATCATTGCTATAGTTTTAGGGTCTTGCAAAGAAAAAGAGAAACGAGATTTAAATGAAAGAATTAATACTAAACGTCACTCAGATTCTTTGATGAAAACTAACTTAGCTTCAAAAATTAATTTTACCGATACGATTAAAAAAGCATTTAAGGGAACAATAGCTCCAGATTTTAAATTAGAAACGGTATCTGGTTCAGAATTTCAACTAAGTTCGATAGAAGACAAAATTATCATTTTAGATTTTTGGGGGTCTTGGTGTGTTCCTTGTTTAAGGGATTTTCCAAAAATGAAAGAATACTACAATAGATATAAAAGCAAAATAGAGATTATTGGTATAACTAATTTAGATAGTAAAAAGAACTGGAAATTATCAGTTAAAAAACATAAATTAGAATGGATTAATGTAATTAATGAGGGAACCAGTGATCCAGATTTAACTTACATATATGGAGTTGAAAGTTTTCCTACAAAATTCATTCTTGATAAAGACCGGAAGATAATTGGCATATATGGAACAACAGATGATTTCTATACAAAAATTGATGAATTAATTAGAAATTCGGAATAG
- a CDS encoding IS3 family transposase, whose protein sequence is MIKAKENAKGSATLSAITACFGLKRDAYYKYKSREDKRLKIEKKVIDIVKKKRRSLPREGVRKLARSLSKEFTNADLKIGRDTLFNILRKHNMLTLRKKYSSRTTNSLHRFYKYKNIIKDVETTRSNQIWVSDITYIRTIKGFCYLALITDMHSRKIVGYDISNSLELKGCVRALNKALYQAKDIDALIHHSDRGIQYCSNVYTQILKRNNIGISMTEENHCYENAMAERVNGILKDEFYLDQTFDSLQHAKRATENAINLYNEIRLHLSLDYQTPNMVYKLTA, encoded by the coding sequence TTGATCAAAGCAAAAGAGAACGCTAAAGGATCTGCTACTCTTTCAGCTATAACAGCTTGTTTTGGCCTTAAACGGGATGCATACTACAAATACAAAAGTAGAGAGGACAAACGTTTGAAAATAGAGAAAAAAGTTATTGATATAGTCAAGAAAAAGCGCAGATCACTTCCCAGAGAAGGGGTTAGAAAACTTGCCAGATCACTGAGCAAAGAGTTTACAAATGCCGATTTAAAAATAGGCAGGGATACCTTATTCAACATTCTTAGAAAACACAATATGCTGACACTTAGAAAAAAATACAGCTCTAGAACAACGAACTCATTACACAGGTTCTACAAGTATAAGAATATCATTAAAGATGTAGAAACAACTAGATCAAACCAAATCTGGGTGAGCGATATCACTTATATCAGAACTATAAAAGGCTTTTGTTACCTAGCACTCATTACAGATATGCATAGTCGCAAAATTGTCGGCTATGACATCAGCAATAGCCTAGAACTAAAAGGCTGTGTAAGAGCTTTGAACAAAGCCTTATATCAAGCTAAAGATATTGACGCACTTATACACCATTCTGACAGAGGTATCCAGTATTGCAGCAATGTATACACACAGATCCTTAAAAGAAATAATATAGGAATCAGTATGACCGAAGAGAACCATTGCTACGAAAACGCGATGGCAGAACGTGTAAATGGCATATTAAAAGACGAGTTCTATCTCGACCAGACCTTTGATAGTCTACAACACGCTAAGAGGGCTACAGAAAATGCAATTAATTTGTATAATGAAATAAGATTACATTTATCTTTAGACTATCAAACACCAAATATGGTTTATAAATTAACAGCTTAA
- a CDS encoding transposase: MYKNDRVIRRYSESFKLKILDELTAGKLNKYQLGKAYGIAPTTINEWIRKYNRKDLMNTRVTVKTKDEITRIKQLQKEIEQLKKLLLKKDIDALIEDSYLEVAAEQLGYKSVLELKKKLSIKP; encoded by the coding sequence ATGTATAAAAATGACAGAGTAATCAGACGGTATTCCGAATCGTTCAAACTAAAAATTTTAGACGAACTTACGGCAGGAAAATTAAACAAGTATCAACTAGGTAAAGCTTACGGTATTGCTCCAACAACCATAAACGAGTGGATCAGGAAATATAACCGTAAAGACCTTATGAACACCAGAGTGACTGTGAAAACAAAAGATGAGATTACACGCATCAAACAGCTTCAAAAAGAAATTGAACAGCTGAAGAAACTTCTTTTGAAAAAGGATATAGACGCCCTTATAGAAGATTCTTATCTTGAAGTGGCAGCAGAACAGCTGGGCTATAAATCAGTGCTTGAACTTAAAAAAAAACTAAGTATCAAGCCTTGA
- a CDS encoding TIR domain-containing protein, producing MSRDIAEILRQWIPGVIQAAKPYYSPDDITKGTRWNSEISKELDASKVGIICLTKDNLNSPWIMFEAGALSKNLEKSKVCPILFGIEPSDIKGPLIQFQASKFSKKEIKRVTKMINEELSDSSLSNDVLENVFDMWWPRLEEQINGALEKARTVKDKDLRSERDLLEEILSLSRSLSISRKRRNDDFIHPGAIEDIIDTIENLTNLATEQSNSVILDSLEKFRPPLDYIIDRLEEFVGSRRTNLIREKWSNIEFERFTSNKRNIFRKSPLPPPPSTKNN from the coding sequence TTGTCTCGAGATATAGCTGAAATTTTAAGACAATGGATTCCTGGAGTAATACAGGCAGCAAAACCCTATTATTCACCTGATGACATAACAAAAGGAACTAGATGGAATTCAGAAATATCAAAAGAACTTGATGCGTCTAAAGTTGGTATTATTTGTCTGACAAAGGACAATTTAAATAGTCCTTGGATAATGTTTGAGGCAGGTGCTCTATCAAAAAACCTTGAAAAATCAAAAGTCTGCCCTATACTTTTCGGAATTGAACCGTCAGATATTAAAGGTCCATTAATACAATTTCAGGCTTCTAAATTTTCAAAAAAGGAAATCAAAAGAGTTACCAAAATGATTAATGAAGAATTATCGGATTCTTCATTGTCAAACGATGTATTGGAAAATGTATTTGATATGTGGTGGCCAAGATTAGAAGAACAAATTAATGGAGCTTTAGAGAAAGCAAGAACTGTAAAAGATAAAGATTTAAGAAGCGAAAGGGATTTACTAGAAGAAATTTTATCGCTTTCAAGAAGTTTATCTATCAGTCGAAAGCGAAGAAATGATGATTTTATACATCCGGGAGCCATAGAGGACATAATTGACACGATTGAAAATTTAACAAATTTAGCGACTGAACAGAGTAATTCAGTCATCTTAGATTCTTTAGAAAAATTTAGACCGCCACTTGATTACATTATTGATAGATTAGAAGAATTTGTTGGGTCCAGAAGAACAAATTTGATTAGAGAAAAATGGTCTAATATAGAATTTGAAAGATTTACTTCAAACAAAAGAAATATTTTTCGAAAATCCCCTTTACCACCACCTCCTTCTACAAAAAATAACTAA